The Helicoverpa zea isolate HzStark_Cry1AcR chromosome 2, ilHelZeax1.1, whole genome shotgun sequence DNA window ttccaCGTTTTATAAACAATCCAGCAAACAGCTACGTATAGTTCGTAGACCGCGCTACGAATTCGTAGCTCGTAGCAGGCGAAACACTAACGTAGCCCCTAATTCCTTTTGTTGTTTGAAAGCTTTTGCATAATCGCAttcaaaacacaaataaatatttgtataaaacaacTGCGCTATTATTTTAACGAAGTTTGCGTATTTCTGTTCATATTGTATCCTTTGTTTAGTACATAAACAGACTGTAGATTTACATTTAAATCAATTAAGTTATGCCGAAAACATTGTTACAGACTTTGGTGTTTATTTCAATAGTATTTAAACATCAATATTGTTAACGATTGATTTATTGGTAGGtactaataattaaaactagaaATTAAAACTGGCGTAATAAAGTATTGTAGGTACACAAGCCAGTCAGCCAAGATATATTTACTCGTATGCAACTGTAAGATGAAATAAAAGTACCTTGTCCAAAAGCGCGACACGTCAAATTGGGTAACTGAATTCTGTCTacctaataaatataatgaagagTGCAGGCGCGCGAAATAATTGACGTATGCGTCATTTTACacatagtataaaaatatacaagccCTGATAGATCGGTGACCGCTACCAGCTTTCATTCTGAATACGGCCATCAGCCTAGACTCCACCTAACCGGAGCGGGGAAGGTTTCTCAACAACGTAGTGCGTAGTGGCCGAGTCAAAACAATATgaatttatgtaatttaaacACACAAGGTTATCTCACCCGCTTTTGTGAGATAGCCTAATGGAGTTCTGTTGCAGCCTTTTTATAGCCTAATGGAGTACCTATAGCAATGTATTAATCTTAGCCTTCTCGATCAAGTTCAAGAGTAGGAAGAAGAGTATGTCATATAAATGTATTATGggtttaatttgaaattcaCAGGTTCGCCTTCAAATTATCGAAGAAAGCAATAGCCGGATAAGTTAGATTCTGTTCTGAATGCCCAGCAGCTCTGCCTACAGGCTACCTATGCAGTTCTGAGTTTGTGTTGCGTAATAATATTTgtagaaaacaaataatttcagttGGGAAATAAAAAAGCCAGACTTGTGGGTAGTAAAAAACATCATATATTTAGCAACACAATTTCAGTATTATATTACAAACGAACATCGGGTAAACTATATTCTAGTGTAGAATCCAAGAGCACTACAGCGTCTTTCTGTTCTAAAGACATCTCGAACGCGTCGCCATCTTCAGTTAGCTTATCGAAGAAATAACTAGTATTCACCTTGCCAATGATAGAATTATCATTACTATGAGTACTAAAtctaaaattactttttctGACAGGACTATCTCGTGGCGTAGAACAATTATTATGAATTTGCGTCAATACAGATTTCCTCAAACTCATTTTCTTAggagttgaatatttttcaaagacTAACCTAACTAACTTATTGTCTACTTTGGCTGTTTTGATTTCAGGAGGCCTTGAAATAATGTTGTCTATAATATCTGATAGATCAATATCTTCAATATCATCGTCAGTCTTATTTAGCATACTTAGATAATGAGGACTTggcttattttctttattagtaTCAACATGTCTGTCTTTAAACTGGTAATCATCAGCTACCATAATATTGTCTTCGCAATTGAGAGAcatatttttaaagctttttcttagAGATTGCATTACTTGCTTGCTTACTCTTCGCTTTTTGCTAGCAATGAAGCTGGTCAGTGTTTTCTGTCCTTTCTtcgtattgtttttaatttttctttttaatctgTTGACATTTACGCTGACATTTAATGCGCTAGTATTTGTGTCAGTTGCTTTCACAGACGCGTTGATGCTATCAACAGGTACCACATTCTTAGCTTTCTtggtatattttcttttaggtTTATCAGTATTTATATTGTCATTGTCTTTCTTCTTACGAGCTCTAGTTTTCTTCTCTTTGGGCGGTTTTTTAATCGACTCCTCGTAGGCTTCTACTACTTTTGGATAATACTTGAGCATCAAATCTTGTCTTTCGGTTGTAGTCCAAGCAGTTAAAGGATCCTCAccatctgtaaataaaatatgcatcaCGTTGATTTCTAGACATCATTAATTACtatagtataataaataaagtaaaaataattctcGGATTGCCAGAGCTTTACCTTCGAACTGGTCATCAGGAATCAGACCGTCATATTGACCTTCAGTATCAGTCCAAACAACTTCGTAACTTGGGACACCTGCACATAGACAAAAGACAGCTTAGCTTAGTGGTGATAACCActacatcatcagcctatcgcagtccactgctggacataggcctctccaagtgcacgccactgagatcgataatcactccaccgtgcctgaggacgtcctacactacgtttgccgaggagtgggctccactctagaactcgtttaccccaacggttatcggttcttcggctaatatggccagcccactgccactacagcttgctgattcggtgggctatgtcgatgaccttggttctctgaccaCTAAGCAATACATTAAAAAGCAATGtacgtgtaaatatttttatagcagcTGGCTTGCCGTAGAAGACCTTACCTCTTGGATTTCGCTTCTTCTTAATATGCAAAGCCTGCAGAGTTCTGCAGGGCACATTGTCTTGGAAATGCCATTTAGTCAGCAGCGGCAAGAATTTCTCCACACAATACCTTTCTGACCAGTCTAACTTGTTTGTCATCAGTTTCTAAAAGGACATATAACATTCATATAAAACCTACATCAAAAACTTAGCGAttgctataaaataatttaaatatttaccacAAATTGAATCAAACTAGGTGTGGGTCTCTTCAGAGCgttaacatcaatattatctGGAGGGGTATTCATAAACTCTTTCATGACCTTGGGCTCTGGGAATGGAGCCCCGCATGTCAGAGCTCGATTACGTAGTGACAGCTCACGTTTTAACTCCGCTACTTTTGCCctagaaaatgtaaataaaacatttaaatcaagACTGTTATCCTATCCACAACGAAATATTAACATCTACACCAGAAATATGAATTACTTGTGTCCAGTATCGTCACAGCCGCGATGTGTGACGCACACCGGACAACCGCTCTTGCCGTGCGTGCGACCGAAGTGTCCGCACCGGTCACAGCGGCCGGGCGCTGACAGCCAGCGACTCTTTTCATCGTAGCGATCCGTGTCCGTCACCCAGGATAACAGTCTGGAAATGTTATTTGCAATAATAGCCACAGTTGAAACTTTAACCCCATATCCGGTTCCAAGTAGCATTGGGTCCGTTTTCACCGACGACATAATATCCGTTTTTCAATTTGCGTTTTTCGTTCAATTCCGTTTTTTCTTATTGCAATAGTGCAACACACACATTCTACAAACAAAAAGTCGGTCGGAAAGACACCTACTCAGAACATCCTCCAAAAGATAGGCCCGATTATCagtcctacaaaaagtcggaCATGGATGGGGAGcctaaaaaattgttttaagaaaatgatgatataaaccttagaattttattaatttgtagcCTTTTTCTTACCTTGGTATGACATCTTTTTCAGGGATAGTGTGGAGGAAGGAAACAGCTGTGTTTATAGATGAACCACACGCGCCTAAGCCATAGTCACACCCGCAAAGAAGTGCTAAGGCCACCATCTTGTTGCGCCCAAAGCCTGAAAAATATAACATCAAATATATCATCTAGTATATAATTAGtagttatatataatatataatttatagttGCACAGTGCAACTACAAGTAGTGCAACTTGCACTACTTGTAACTCAAGAGGGGCTGAAACTGTGTTACTGACAATTGGGGGGAGGTAGCTTTATAATCCTCATCTGGGTACGAGAAAGAGTTCATCGAATCGTTCGAATCTAGTTTGATATAAAAACAcgtttaatttgtaaaaaaattaccatTGCTCTTATACATAGCAGCCGCGTCATAACAGTCGACGGAACCCTGCATGGCGCCGCCCCCTGCTGAGTTGGACACGCTGAAATTGCGGTACACGCGACGAGCCCCGTAAGCGAAGCAGTCAGAATCTTGAGATACTACTGCATCTACCAGCTGTAAAAGTAGAGAAAATGGCATGGTAATAACATATCAAGGGCAAATCTAACCCTTAAAAGTACATAGGGATagaacataaggaaatacatgagAGAGTTTATAGGGAGTGTTTAGGTAGTGTCCACAAGCGAGTATATAGGTAGAGTCCACAAGGGAGCCCATATACAAAGTGCTGAAAGTGATGAATGAACAGAAAATGAATACAAACACCTTGAGCATTCAGTTGCGCACATGTTGCTTCTGCCTCACCATGACCTTTCACACATCTGACACCAAGGGTCTTCAGCAATGACTCACACTGAAAACAAAGAGATTCCTTATTTATAGATATAGAccaaatatatttcattttttttatttgttgtccCTTATTTTCTTAAACAAGGGATGATGCTAAATTCTAGCGAGTATTGTTTGAATATTACTTACTTCTTTCAGAACATTTTTAAACCTCTTCCTAGCAACATCAGGCTTTTTCTTGTTGACTGCAGCCTCAGAGCGAGGGGCAGCCCCTTTGAACTGGATAGCATTTCGGGCAGCCATGACATCTCTCTTGAGCTCTGGTGCATCTCCCTCCAGCACAAATATAGGGTTTATGTCAGCTAACAGCAAATATACAGTTCTGAAGAATAGGTTTCTGGAAAAGGAGATCATAGTACAaggttaaatattatttgagaACACATATTTTTAATCATGTTTTTGAGTCAAATAAGCAATAAGCAAGCCTATTTTATCGAATAATTCAGATTCATGAAGTATAAACATGAGAGCTACAGACTGGATTGCTATTAGCCGTTCTACCTAGACAAGAAAAtacttaatgattttattttatttatcttttacaCCTACGCTCCTACGCTCATAGTAggtaaactatttaaaaaaggtATCATATTGAATAAAAAACCAAATACCTCAAATATAACTTTGGCTGTATGTGGTACTCTGTGACATTCTGACTGTCGCAAACCCATCCTGATAAATCAACTGCAACTGTTTCACCACGTATCTGTAAACAATATTAACATTCGGAGTGTACTAACAACTTATATTTCAAAAAACATGTTAATTGTTTGAGATCATACTTCGTGTAAAGATTTTTTCTCACTATATGGCGTTAAGACTGTCCAGAGGCCTTTCACGCCCATTCTCGTTTCTCACTCGTTTTTAATTGCAATACAACAAggttttgatttaattaaaccaCGACTTATTTACCAatgattattaatatttttgtttttcaaactgTTGTCAGTTGTTTTGAACATTAATCACATATTCAATCAAAAACAAACTGTAATGCTAGGACATAAAATGCAAATtgcaaatataacaataaaaatacaatagttTGACTTTGACAACAGTGAATAACCTGACAATTCAGTCAACATTGTTACCATAATCAaacagaaataacaaaaatatggcTCAAGTTGCCAGGAAAGTAAAAGAAAAAGTGttgattttagtttttatctcatttttatttgtattgtctATTGtagattgttaaataaataccgtTTTAGGAAAccttaaaatgaaatgaaacgaTTCAGTAAATCAT harbors:
- the LOC124644010 gene encoding flap endonuclease GEN — its product is MGVKGLWTVLTPYSEKKSLHEIRGETVAVDLSGWVCDSQNVTEYHIQPKLYLRNLFFRTVYLLLADINPIFVLEGDAPELKRDVMAARNAIQFKGAAPRSEAAVNKKKPDVARKRFKNVLKECESLLKTLGVRCVKGHGEAEATCAQLNAQGLVDAVVSQDSDCFAYGARRVYRNFSVSNSAGGGAMQGSVDCYDAAAMYKSNGFGRNKMVALALLCGCDYGLGACGSSINTAVSFLHTIPEKDVIPRLLSWVTDTDRYDEKSRWLSAPGRCDRCGHFGRTHGKSGCPVCVTHRGCDDTGHKAKVAELKRELSLRNRALTCGAPFPEPKVMKEFMNTPPDNIDVNALKRPTPSLIQFVKLMTNKLDWSERYCVEKFLPLLTKWHFQDNVPCRTLQALHIKKKRNPRGVPSYEVVWTDTEGQYDGLIPDDQFEDGEDPLTAWTTTERQDLMLKYYPKVVEAYEESIKKPPKEKKTRARKKKDNDNINTDKPKRKYTKKAKNVVPVDSINASVKATDTNTSALNVSVNVNRLKRKIKNNTKKGQKTLTSFIASKKRRVSKQVMQSLRKSFKNMSLNCEDNIMVADDYQFKDRHVDTNKENKPSPHYLSMLNKTDDDIEDIDLSDIIDNIISRPPEIKTAKVDNKLVRLVFEKYSTPKKMSLRKSVLTQIHNNCSTPRDSPVRKSNFRFSTHSNDNSIIGKVNTSYFFDKLTEDGDAFEMSLEQKDAVVLLDSTLEYSLPDVRL